A DNA window from Ignavibacteriales bacterium contains the following coding sequences:
- a CDS encoding NUDIX hydrolase gives MKYKLIKRNKVYEGRVFTTIVDEVEYLNGDPTIREVAEHPGGSVILAAFPDNRILLINQHRYPLDKFIWELPAGKLNRDEDPLNCAKRELEEETGYLADGWEKLTSIYTTPGFCSELLHIYLATNLKDAPGGRKLEAGEETMTMKIVPLQEAIAMIERLEIVDGKTICGIMIGERILNSK, from the coding sequence ATGAAATACAAGCTGATAAAAAGAAATAAGGTTTACGAGGGAAGAGTATTCACGACAATTGTTGATGAAGTTGAATACTTAAACGGTGATCCCACCATCCGCGAAGTTGCGGAACATCCGGGCGGATCGGTGATATTGGCGGCATTTCCCGACAACAGGATTCTTTTAATAAATCAGCATCGCTATCCTTTAGATAAATTTATATGGGAACTGCCGGCAGGCAAATTGAACCGCGATGAAGATCCGCTTAACTGCGCAAAGAGAGAATTGGAAGAAGAAACCGGCTACTTGGCCGACGGCTGGGAAAAATTGACATCAATTTACACAACTCCAGGATTTTGCAGCGAACTTCTTCATATTTATCTCGCTACAAACTTGAAGGATGCGCCTGGCGGACGTAAACTCGAAGCCGGTGAAGAAACAATGACGATGAAAATAGTTCCATTGCAAGAGGCAATTGCCATGATTGAACGGTTAGAAATTGTGGATGGTAAAACGATTTGCGGTATCATGATCGGTGAACGAATCTTAAATTCAAAATAA
- a CDS encoding orotate phosphoribosyltransferase, with translation MTKDKILKIFTETKALLEGHFQLTSGLHSRQYFQCARALQYPRNMEILCSMIAERFKDSNIHAVISPAIGGIVVGQEVGRQLGVRTMFAERKDGVLQLRRGFEIQKNENVLVCEDVTTTGGSAQEVIDIVESYGGKVIGVGTIVDRSGGKVTFPNFFATLAVDVVNYQPLECPLCAGGIPIDKPGSRGNK, from the coding sequence ATGACTAAAGATAAAATTTTAAAAATATTCACTGAAACAAAAGCATTACTTGAAGGACATTTTCAATTGACATCCGGTTTGCACAGCCGTCAGTATTTTCAATGCGCGAGAGCGCTTCAATATCCCCGCAACATGGAAATTCTCTGCAGCATGATTGCCGAAAGGTTTAAAGATTCAAATATTCACGCTGTAATCTCACCGGCGATCGGCGGAATAGTTGTGGGTCAAGAAGTGGGAAGACAACTTGGAGTGCGGACGATGTTTGCTGAAAGAAAAGACGGGGTTTTGCAACTGCGCCGCGGCTTTGAAATTCAAAAAAATGAAAATGTGCTCGTGTGTGAAGACGTTACAACCACAGGTGGATCGGCGCAGGAAGTAATAGATATTGTTGAAAGTTATGGCGGGAAAGTAATCGGTGTTGGCACGATTGTAGACCGGAGCGGTGGTAAGGTTACGTTCCCAAATTTTTTCGCAACACTTGCAGTAGATGTTGTTAACTATCAACCGCTGGAATGCCCTTTATGCGCCGGCGGGATCCCGATTGATAAACCCGGAAGCAGAGGCAATAAATAA
- a CDS encoding mechanosensitive ion channel family protein gives MIEQLLIQKLIAALTVLLISLVVGQLVKWILATVFKRIFSATKTTLDDRMLSVIRPKITTISAIIGLYIGLKIIRGGLDAGNITYNHIIDYLEVGLYLFLVFVLARLISRIIETTFEWYTDEVSQKTQSNITATVAPMMKKIVDLVLFLIAVMIILDHFGVNIGSLLVSLGVGSLAVALAAQETVANMIAGFVILIDQPFRVGDRIKLPSGEEGDVTQIGLRSTHILNYDNNLVVVPNSELVKNRLVNFAMPENSIRVLIEVKVAYGTNVEEARAILLKLASENNNLISDPAPSVFFMEFADSGILLRLSARTSHFDKKFEIETSLREQIYKEFTKAEIEIPLPKRVIYTQELDEIQADKKK, from the coding sequence ATGATTGAACAACTATTAATCCAAAAATTGATTGCGGCACTCACGGTACTGTTAATCTCGCTGGTGGTAGGTCAGTTGGTTAAGTGGATACTCGCAACGGTTTTTAAAAGAATTTTCTCTGCTACAAAAACAACACTGGACGATCGGATGCTTTCGGTTATTCGTCCAAAAATTACCACAATCAGTGCGATAATCGGTCTCTATATCGGATTAAAAATAATCAGAGGTGGACTTGACGCTGGAAATATTACATACAATCATATTATCGATTATCTTGAAGTCGGTCTATATCTGTTTCTTGTTTTTGTCCTCGCTCGTTTAATCAGCCGGATAATTGAAACGACATTTGAGTGGTATACAGACGAAGTATCCCAAAAAACGCAGAGTAACATAACGGCAACCGTAGCACCGATGATGAAGAAGATCGTTGATCTTGTTCTCTTCCTCATCGCGGTAATGATTATTCTGGATCATTTCGGCGTGAATATCGGAAGTTTACTTGTCTCTCTCGGTGTCGGTTCACTCGCCGTCGCTTTAGCTGCTCAGGAAACGGTTGCTAACATGATTGCAGGTTTTGTGATTCTCATAGATCAGCCGTTTAGGGTGGGAGACAGAATTAAACTTCCATCTGGTGAAGAAGGGGATGTAACGCAAATCGGATTAAGAAGCACACACATTTTAAATTATGACAACAATCTTGTCGTAGTTCCGAACAGTGAATTGGTTAAAAATCGATTGGTCAATTTTGCTATGCCCGAAAATTCGATACGGGTGCTCATTGAAGTAAAGGTTGCCTACGGAACTAACGTGGAGGAGGCGCGGGCTATTCTTTTGAAATTAGCAAGTGAGAATAATAATTTAATTTCCGATCCTGCCCCATCTGTGTTTTTCATGGAGTTCGCGGATTCGGGTATTCTTCTCCGTTTATCGGCGAGGACATCTCACTTCGATAAAAAATTTGAGATTGAAACATCGTTACGTGAACAAATTTATAAAGAATTCACGAAAGCGGAAATTGAAATTCCCTTGCCCAAGCGAGTGATTTATACACAGGAATTAGATGAAATACAAGCTGATAAAAAGAAATAA